The genome window ACTAACGCTGTTGTAGAAATTAAAAATATTTTTTTCATTTACCCCTCCTTTAATAAAAAATAGAGCAAAGAGATTGCTCTATTCTAGCTTTTATTGTACCTCAATTATTTCAATCTCTAATTGGTTTATCTCTATACCATTATCATATATAACATAGGCAATTGTCAACTTATTTTCAGAATAAACATATTTTTTACAAAAAACTGTAAAGTTCTTTTTTAAATATGGAGTATTATAAATAAAATCAGTTTTTGAATCAGGTTTTATGATAAGAGTACTTTCGATTTCACCAAACTTAAAAATCTCGGTAAGATAAGGGGACATTCTTATTTCACCTTTTCCATACTTATTATCATAAGTGAAAGCAGTAGTTTCGTCTGAAACTACTTTTTGAGCAATCATTTTTTGGGAGATTTTTTCACCGAAAGAATCAGTGCTATTAATTATTATTTTAGCCATTAATAGTAGTCCTTTTCATCGTCGTCATATCCCATATCATAATAATCATCGTGATCATAAGAATCTTCACGGTCGTAATATTCGTCATCATCCCAATCACCGATATTGTCTGCT of Cetobacterium sp. ZOR0034 contains these proteins:
- a CDS encoding DUF1934 family protein, whose product is MAKIIINSTDSFGEKISQKMIAQKVVSDETTAFTYDNKYGKGEIRMSPYLTEIFKFGEIESTLIIKPDSKTDFIYNTPYLKKNFTVFCKKYVYSENKLTIAYVIYDNGIEINQLEIEIIEVQ